GGAATAGTGAAGAATGATCCTGCAGATGCTCCTCTTTCGATAGAAACTACAGCTAAACCATTACGAACACTGCTTCTGATTCTGTTGTAAGCTGCCAATAATCTGTCTTCAATTTGTGAAGCAAACTCAGCAGATTTCTCAGACAAGAAGATTTCTTCTTTTTGAGTTTCAGCCATAATAGCATCTAGTTCAGATTTTTTATGTTTTAAATGTGAACTTTTTGCGTCAAGCTTTTCTTTTAAATTAGAAGTAACTTCTTTTTTATGTTCGATAGAAGCTTTCATTTCTTTGATTTGCTTTTCAGCCAATTGAATTTCTAATTCCTGAAATTCAACCTCTTTAGTCAAAGAATTAAATTCTCTGTTATTACGAACTGATTCTTGTTGTTTTGTGTATTTTTTGATAACCTCTTTATGCTCCTCAATAGCAATTTTCTTTGCTTTGATTTGCTCTTCAATCACTTCAAGTTCACCTTTCAGTTTTTCTGAACGAGTGCTCAAACCTGCAACTTCATCTTCTAAATCTTCTACCTCTAAAGGAAGCTCCCCTCTTACGTTTCTGATTTCGTCAATTCTAGAGTCAATAAGCTGTAAATCGTATATTGCTCTTAACTTGTCCTCAACACTTAATTCTTTCGTATTCGCCATATTCTATAAGTACTTAACTGGATTTGTATTTTCTTCCGATAAAATGATGGCAAAATTAAGGATTTTTTTTGAAGAAAATCAACAATATAGTTTTTTGTATAGCGTTCGCTCTCAAAATGACCAATATCTGCCAAAAGTAACTTATTTTCGGCTTCATAAAATTGATGGTATTTTAAATCAGCAGTCAAAAAAGCGTCTGCTCCGGCCTGAATAGCATTTTTTATGGCAAAACTTCCTGAGCCTCCTAAAACGGCAACTTTTTTGATTTTTTTAGAAAGAAAGGCAGAATGACGAATTCCATCAGCAATCATTTTGTCTTTTACATAATGAAGAAATTCTTTCTCATCCATTTCATTTTCAAATTCTCCAATCATTCCAAGACCAATGTTTTGATGTGAATTTTCGAGATTGTAAATTTCATAAGCGACTTCTTCATAAATATGATTTGCAAAAAGCGTTTTTAGAATTCTGGATTGAAGATGTTTTTCAAAGGTAACTTCAATTTTTATTTCCTGAGTTTCGGTAAGTTCATGTCGTTCGCCAATTACCGGATTACTTTCAGAATTTCCTTTATATGTTCCAATGCCGTCTGAGTTAAAACTGCAGTTTTCATAATTGCCAATAGTTCCCGCACCGGCTTCAAACAAAGCCTGACGAACTTTTTGAGCATTTTCAGGAACAGTATAAGTCACTAATTTTTGTATGAAGTTTTGTTTTGGAATCAAAACTTTAGTATTTGTTAAGCCCAAAGCATCGCAGAAAATTTTATTAACGCCTTGTGAATGGTTGTCAAGTGCAGTGTGAACAGCATAAATAGCAATGTCATTTTTTATTGCTTTTAAAATGGCGCGCTCTACATAATTTTTGCCTGTAATCTTTTTAATGCCCGAAAATAAAATCGGATGGAAGCAAACAACCAAATTGCAGTTTTTGGT
The sequence above is drawn from the Flavobacterium sp. N2038 genome and encodes:
- a CDS encoding zinc ribbon domain-containing protein yields the protein MANTKELSVEDKLRAIYDLQLIDSRIDEIRNVRGELPLEVEDLEDEVAGLSTRSEKLKGELEVIEEQIKAKKIAIEEHKEVIKKYTKQQESVRNNREFNSLTKEVEFQELEIQLAEKQIKEMKASIEHKKEVTSNLKEKLDAKSSHLKHKKSELDAIMAETQKEEIFLSEKSAEFASQIEDRLLAAYNRIRSSVRNGLAVVSIERGASAGSFFTIPPQTQVEIASRKKIITDEHSGRILVDTQLAEEEKEKMEQLFSKF